The following coding sequences lie in one Haladaptatus sp. DJG-WS-42 genomic window:
- a CDS encoding NAD-dependent epimerase/dehydratase family protein, with amino-acid sequence MRDPPIADQTVLVTGGAGFIGSHLVDALVPENTVRVFDDFSTGTRANLPTGITVIEGDVCDSAALTAAMAGVDLVFHEAGFVSVKGSVEAPYFSNLVNANATVAVLEAARENDARVVTASSAAIYGAPETVPISEDAPTAPDSPYGIDKLAGDHYARAYNRLYGLDTVALRYFNVYGPRQTAGDYSGVISTFVDRATNGTPLTVHGDGSQTRDFVHVDDVVQANLLAATTDHTGEAFNVGTGRALSILDLATLIREVTGLRAEIQFTEPRTGDIQHSCADISRARDRLGFDPHVSLEDGLRRLVATTQREQPAN; translated from the coding sequence ATGCGTGACCCACCGATTGCTGACCAGACCGTCCTCGTGACGGGTGGGGCCGGGTTCATCGGGAGCCACCTCGTAGACGCCCTCGTACCGGAAAACACGGTGCGCGTCTTCGACGACTTTTCGACGGGAACCCGCGCAAACCTGCCCACAGGCATCACCGTCATCGAGGGCGACGTCTGTGACTCGGCCGCGCTCACCGCGGCGATGGCGGGCGTTGACCTCGTGTTCCACGAGGCGGGCTTCGTGAGCGTCAAAGGCTCCGTCGAAGCGCCGTATTTCAGCAATCTCGTGAACGCCAACGCGACCGTCGCCGTCCTCGAAGCGGCCCGCGAGAACGACGCCCGCGTCGTGACGGCATCGAGCGCGGCCATCTACGGTGCGCCAGAAACGGTGCCTATCTCGGAAGACGCGCCCACCGCGCCCGACTCGCCCTACGGCATCGACAAGCTCGCAGGCGACCACTACGCCCGCGCCTACAACCGGCTCTACGGGCTGGACACGGTCGCGCTGCGCTACTTCAACGTCTACGGCCCGCGACAGACCGCGGGCGACTACAGCGGCGTCATCAGCACCTTCGTCGACCGTGCCACGAACGGCACGCCGCTCACCGTCCACGGCGACGGCTCGCAGACCCGCGACTTCGTCCACGTCGATGACGTGGTGCAGGCGAATCTGCTCGCGGCGACCACCGACCACACCGGCGAGGCGTTCAACGTCGGGACGGGCAGGGCGCTCTCGATTCTCGACCTTGCGACGCTGATTCGTGAGGTCACTGGCCTGCGGGCGGAGATTCAGTTCACCGAACCACGCACGGGCGACATTCAACACAGCTGTGCCGACATCTCGCGGGCCCGGGACCGACTCGGATTCGACCCGCACGTCTCGCTCGAAGACGGGCTGCGACGCCTCGTCGCAACGACACAGCGCGAACAGCCAGCTAACTAA
- a CDS encoding glycosyltransferase family 2 protein yields MYNGNSVGVVIPAYNEQGFVGNVIESVPSFVDHIYVIDDGSTDETWEEIQAAVSASRARTSLVHPITDGGSNVERVIAIQHDQNRGVGAAIKTGYLRARDDKVDIVTVLGGDGQMDPDLLTLVIDPIAKGEAEYVKTNRLLRADHRQSMPTFRYVGNVILTYLTRIASGYWGIGDPQSGYTAISLTALETVDIENMYEFYGYCNDLLVRLNVYKLRVVDVPMPAIYGDEVSHIRYSTYIPNVSKMLFRNFLWRLRARYLKNGDYSVVGCYTLAVVFGVFALVSVLLGNTGISRLVEVVGGLVLISTFMALGMLLDKRANDHLDTALLPVDDTRVDATSVTRSQTP; encoded by the coding sequence ATGTATAACGGAAACTCAGTTGGCGTCGTCATACCGGCGTACAACGAACAGGGGTTTGTTGGGAACGTCATCGAATCAGTGCCATCGTTCGTCGATCACATCTACGTTATCGACGACGGCTCTACTGACGAGACGTGGGAAGAGATTCAAGCCGCGGTGTCGGCGAGTCGAGCGCGAACGTCGCTCGTCCACCCGATCACAGACGGTGGGTCGAACGTAGAACGCGTCATCGCCATCCAGCACGACCAGAACCGCGGCGTCGGTGCGGCCATCAAGACGGGTTATCTCCGCGCCAGAGACGACAAGGTGGACATCGTCACCGTCCTCGGCGGCGACGGGCAGATGGACCCCGACTTGCTCACGCTCGTCATCGACCCGATTGCAAAGGGCGAAGCCGAGTACGTCAAAACAAACCGACTGTTGCGGGCTGACCACCGCCAGTCGATGCCGACGTTCCGCTACGTCGGGAACGTCATCCTCACGTACCTTACGCGCATCGCGAGCGGCTACTGGGGTATTGGCGACCCACAGAGCGGCTACACCGCCATCTCGCTCACCGCCCTTGAGACGGTGGACATAGAGAACATGTACGAGTTCTACGGCTACTGCAACGACCTGCTCGTCAGACTCAACGTCTACAAACTCCGTGTCGTGGACGTGCCGATGCCCGCCATCTACGGCGACGAGGTGAGCCACATCCGCTACTCGACGTACATTCCAAACGTTTCTAAGATGCTGTTTCGCAACTTCCTCTGGCGGCTCCGCGCTCGGTATCTGAAAAACGGCGACTACTCGGTCGTTGGCTGCTACACGCTCGCCGTCGTATTCGGTGTGTTTGCGCTCGTCTCGGTGCTTCTTGGCAACACTGGCATCTCGCGTCTAGTCGAAGTCGTTGGGGGGCTCGTCCTCATCTCGACGTTCATGGCGCTTGGTATGCTGCTCGACAAGCGCGCGAACGACCACCTCGATACGGCCTTGCTGCCAGTCGATGACACCCGGGTTGATGCGACCTCTGTGACACGGTCACAAACACCATAG
- a CDS encoding GNAT family N-acetyltransferase: protein MRIEQLDLSEWEAALPAAGFEVFHTPEALRVIDDHTAAEMQLFGGFNGQEPVALLPTFVKDRSVGRTIMSPPPAMGIPHLGPVLMPNSPKRRKHEQLNQQFTEGVLEALDANSPRTLLRMVCSPSYHDPRPYRWDDFRVSSDFTYHLTVGDGPLDAVMSSFSRSLRTEIRRLDDLDLTFSVEGIESAKIIYDDQVARYAEQGETFTLSWEYVRDLLLSLGDRCRVYVARDGTGAYLNGIITLYSNDTVYYWLGGMRASYENVSVNTLLHWAILKDVAEDPALSAITTYDMVGANTKRLCDYKSKFGAHLVPYYVVETNNPLMDVAKTAYNVVKR from the coding sequence ATGCGTATAGAGCAACTTGACCTGTCGGAGTGGGAGGCAGCCCTCCCCGCGGCAGGCTTTGAGGTATTTCACACACCAGAGGCACTCCGGGTCATCGACGACCACACCGCAGCGGAGATGCAGCTGTTCGGCGGCTTCAACGGCCAAGAGCCGGTCGCGCTGTTGCCGACGTTCGTCAAAGACCGCTCGGTCGGGCGGACGATTATGTCGCCACCTCCCGCGATGGGGATTCCCCACCTCGGGCCGGTGTTGATGCCAAACAGCCCGAAACGCCGGAAACACGAACAGCTGAACCAACAGTTCACCGAAGGCGTGTTAGAAGCACTCGACGCGAACAGCCCACGGACGCTGTTGCGGATGGTGTGTTCGCCGTCGTATCACGACCCACGGCCGTATCGCTGGGACGACTTTCGGGTGTCCTCGGATTTCACCTACCACCTCACCGTCGGTGACGGGCCACTCGACGCGGTGATGAGCTCCTTCAGCCGGAGCCTACGCACCGAAATTCGGCGTCTCGACGACCTCGATTTGACCTTCAGCGTCGAAGGCATCGAGTCGGCCAAAATCATCTACGACGACCAAGTGGCGCGCTACGCAGAGCAAGGCGAGACGTTCACTCTCTCGTGGGAGTACGTCCGCGACCTGTTGCTCTCGCTTGGCGACCGGTGTCGCGTCTACGTCGCCCGCGACGGCACGGGTGCGTATCTGAACGGCATCATCACACTCTATTCGAACGATACGGTGTACTACTGGCTTGGCGGGATGCGCGCCTCCTACGAGAACGTGAGCGTCAACACGCTGTTGCACTGGGCCATCCTCAAAGACGTGGCAGAAGACCCAGCGCTCTCCGCTATCACCACCTACGACATGGTCGGTGCGAACACCAAACGCCTCTGTGATTACAAGTCGAAATTCGGCGCACACCTCGTGCCGTACTACGTCGTCGAGACCAACAACCCGCTGATGGACGTGGCGAAGACGGCGTACAACGTCGTAAAGCGGTAA
- a CDS encoding MFS transporter — protein MRWPYRRSVLLLCTLAFFGTMVARLVISPVVPAITASFDVTNSAVGGALTGMWMAYALSQFPSGIVADRYGERRVILTAVGLTAVASLLLAAAPSFLTFVVFAIVLGAGAGLHYSPATMLLTRQFDNIGRAIGVHGVGAPVAGLLAPVAAAYVGSVYGWRYALGLGAVVALPVLVVFAWQVRPTAPSQPETSIRQRLAPGPLLSLLARPDIAFMVALAVLGAFAWQATASFLSAFFEQYQGTSRTTAGLVFSAYFVVQGVSQPLMGTISDRIPRDIAVAVCMGAGVVGYSLLVVGDSWLTLGGAIVCIGLAMSWGAPLQARLMDALTTAEQGAGFGFMRTIYVLLGALGSVVVGTLSDVAGWSVAFALLAGVMAIGVGGVLINRVFNIGL, from the coding sequence ATGCGCTGGCCATACCGCCGCTCGGTGCTGCTCCTCTGTACGCTCGCCTTTTTCGGCACCATGGTGGCTCGCCTCGTCATCAGCCCCGTCGTCCCGGCGATTACGGCGAGTTTCGACGTGACCAACAGCGCCGTTGGCGGGGCGCTCACGGGGATGTGGATGGCCTACGCCCTCTCGCAGTTTCCGAGCGGCATCGTCGCAGACCGCTACGGCGAGCGCCGCGTAATTCTCACGGCCGTTGGCCTCACAGCCGTCGCAAGCCTCCTGCTCGCGGCAGCTCCCTCGTTTCTCACGTTCGTCGTCTTCGCCATCGTCCTCGGCGCGGGCGCGGGTCTCCACTACAGCCCTGCAACGATGTTGCTCACTCGCCAGTTCGACAACATTGGGCGGGCAATCGGCGTCCATGGTGTCGGTGCGCCCGTCGCCGGACTCCTCGCACCTGTCGCCGCCGCCTACGTCGGGTCGGTGTACGGCTGGCGCTACGCCCTCGGTCTCGGTGCCGTCGTCGCACTTCCGGTCCTCGTCGTGTTCGCGTGGCAGGTTCGCCCAACGGCCCCTTCACAGCCCGAGACCTCGATTCGACAGCGGCTCGCTCCCGGCCCCTTACTCTCGTTGCTTGCCCGCCCGGATATTGCGTTCATGGTGGCGCTCGCGGTGCTCGGAGCGTTCGCGTGGCAGGCAACGGCGTCGTTTCTCTCGGCGTTTTTCGAGCAGTATCAGGGAACCTCTCGGACGACGGCCGGACTCGTGTTCTCCGCGTATTTCGTGGTCCAAGGCGTCTCACAGCCGCTCATGGGAACCATCTCAGACCGCATCCCCCGCGACATCGCCGTCGCGGTGTGCATGGGTGCGGGCGTCGTGGGCTATAGCCTGCTCGTCGTCGGTGACTCGTGGCTCACCCTCGGCGGAGCCATCGTCTGTATCGGACTTGCGATGAGCTGGGGTGCGCCACTCCAGGCGCGATTGATGGACGCGCTCACCACCGCAGAGCAGGGTGCAGGCTTTGGTTTCATGCGGACGATCTACGTTCTCCTTGGCGCGCTCGGAAGCGTCGTCGTTGGCACCCTCTCTGACGTCGCCGGGTGGTCGGTCGCGTTCGCGCTCCTCGCCGGAGTGATGGCCATTGGCGTGGGTGGCGTTCTCATAAACCGAGTGTTCAATATCGGCCTCTGA
- the aglM gene encoding UDP-glucose 6-dehydrogenase AglM, with amino-acid sequence MNISIVGSGYVGTTIAACFADLGHDVTAIDIDETVVSKLNDGEAPIHEPGLADLVKTHAGTSLRATTDYSAVRETDVTFLALTTPSNPDGSIDLSIMKAGTRSLGDALAEKDDYHLVVVKSTVTPGTTGDVVRPLLEEVSGKVAGEDFGVAMNPEFLREGTAVEDFLTPDKLVFGAESARDYDLLETLYRPLIDRTDAPVVKTGLREAEMIKYANNAFLAAKISLINELGNICKAYDVDAYEVAEAIGLDERIGPHFLRSGVGWGGSCFPKDVAALIAAARDTGYEPQLLQAAVDVNDRQPDRLLSLLDDHVDVSGKRVAVLGLAFKPGTDDIRESRAIPTIEGLLERGATVVAYDPVATENMRTRFPDIEYAPSAAAALDGAHGALVVTDWDEFAALDSEFDAMETPVVVDGRRIVTPREGITYEGLTW; translated from the coding sequence ATGAACATCAGCATCGTGGGGAGCGGGTACGTGGGGACCACCATCGCCGCATGCTTCGCAGACCTTGGCCACGACGTGACGGCCATCGACATCGACGAGACAGTCGTCTCGAAACTCAACGACGGCGAGGCACCCATCCACGAACCGGGGCTGGCTGACCTCGTCAAAACACACGCGGGAACCTCGCTTCGCGCGACGACCGACTACAGCGCAGTCCGCGAGACAGACGTGACGTTTCTCGCGCTCACCACGCCGTCGAACCCCGACGGCTCTATCGACCTCTCGATTATGAAAGCCGGGACGCGCTCGCTCGGTGACGCTCTCGCCGAAAAAGACGACTACCACCTCGTCGTCGTCAAAAGCACGGTCACACCAGGGACGACGGGCGATGTCGTCCGTCCGCTGCTCGAAGAAGTCTCGGGGAAGGTCGCAGGCGAGGACTTTGGCGTTGCGATGAACCCGGAGTTCCTTCGGGAAGGGACTGCGGTCGAAGACTTTCTCACGCCAGATAAACTCGTCTTCGGCGCGGAGTCAGCTCGGGACTACGACCTTCTCGAAACGCTCTACCGGCCGCTCATCGACCGAACCGACGCCCCGGTCGTGAAAACGGGTCTGCGTGAGGCGGAGATGATAAAGTACGCGAACAACGCCTTTCTCGCGGCGAAAATCAGCCTCATCAACGAACTCGGAAACATCTGCAAAGCCTACGACGTAGACGCCTACGAAGTCGCAGAGGCGATTGGCTTAGACGAGCGCATCGGCCCACATTTCCTCCGGAGCGGCGTTGGCTGGGGTGGGTCGTGTTTCCCAAAAGACGTGGCCGCGCTCATCGCTGCTGCCCGTGACACGGGCTACGAACCCCAACTGTTGCAGGCCGCGGTTGACGTAAACGACCGCCAACCCGACCGACTGCTCTCGCTGCTCGACGACCATGTCGATGTCAGCGGCAAGCGTGTTGCCGTCCTCGGACTTGCGTTCAAGCCGGGCACCGACGACATCCGCGAGTCGCGTGCGATTCCAACTATCGAAGGCCTGCTCGAACGGGGCGCGACGGTGGTGGCCTACGACCCCGTCGCAACCGAGAACATGCGCACTCGCTTTCCCGACATCGAGTACGCACCCTCCGCGGCGGCTGCTCTCGACGGTGCACACGGCGCGCTCGTCGTCACCGACTGGGACGAGTTTGCGGCGCTCGACTCTGAGTTCGACGCAATGGAAACCCCCGTCGTGGTCGATGGGCGGCGCATCGTCACCC
- the aglF gene encoding UTP--glucose-1-phosphate uridylyltransferase AglF — MQAVVLAAGKGTRLRPLTDDKPKGMVEVAGKPILTHCFEQLKSLGATEFHVVVGYKKEAIISYYGDEFEDIPITYSHQREQNGLAHALLTVEEHIDDDFMLILGDNIFRANLGDVVNRQREERADAAFLVEEVPWEEASRYGVCRTNAYGEIISVVEKPAEPESNLVMTGFYTFTPAIFHACHLVQPSNRGEYELSEAIDLLIHSGRTIDAIRMEGWRADIGYPEDREATEARILEEEGEKAKTE; from the coding sequence ATGCAAGCAGTCGTGCTCGCGGCGGGGAAAGGTACCCGACTGCGACCACTCACGGACGATAAGCCAAAGGGGATGGTCGAGGTTGCAGGAAAACCAATCTTGACCCATTGTTTCGAGCAATTGAAGAGTCTCGGAGCCACCGAGTTCCACGTCGTCGTCGGCTACAAGAAAGAAGCCATCATCAGCTACTACGGCGACGAGTTCGAAGACATTCCAATCACCTACTCCCACCAGCGCGAACAGAACGGCCTCGCCCACGCGCTGTTGACCGTCGAAGAACACATCGACGACGACTTCATGCTCATCCTCGGCGACAACATCTTCCGGGCAAACCTTGGGGATGTCGTGAATCGCCAGCGCGAAGAGCGCGCAGACGCGGCCTTCCTCGTCGAAGAAGTTCCCTGGGAAGAGGCCTCTCGCTACGGGGTCTGTCGGACGAACGCCTACGGCGAGATTATCTCCGTGGTCGAAAAGCCCGCAGAGCCGGAATCGAATCTGGTCATGACCGGCTTCTATACGTTCACGCCAGCGATTTTCCACGCCTGTCACCTCGTCCAGCCGTCGAATCGCGGCGAGTACGAACTGAGTGAGGCAATCGACCTGCTCATCCACTCGGGACGCACCATTGACGCGATTCGAATGGAAGGCTGGCGCGCGGACATTGGCTACCCCGAGGACAGAGAGGCCACGGAAGCGCGAATTCTCGAAGAAGAAGGCGAGAAAGCGAAAACGGAGTAG
- a CDS encoding succinylglutamate desuccinylase/aspartoacylase family protein, which yields MSDTTYPRRAVLAMAGVALGGASLIRATGSATAATRESFLLLEGTDHETEVFVTHGEADGPTVLVIGGIHGNETAGYEAAAEIKEWEIESGTLVTIPRANEVAISNDTRIGDGGDLNRQFPTGEEPETALARALWSVVEEYEPGTVLDLHESQEVYDGSDLDGVGQTVFHSDGEKATTDAEDAVNFVNNTYIGDSTYNFKLGGFSSPDTDPSDLFVHKASRDAGADAFLVETVSTDIALDTRVEWHNVITRRVAGEELFAGEEETPTPTPEPEPEPPTATIATTPENATDVTLEKGTTVELDATSSEAGSSDIVKFAWDLTGDGATDATGAQTSVTLDECQQYPIVLTATDAEGMTDTTEISLSTL from the coding sequence ATGTCAGATACGACCTATCCTCGGAGAGCAGTTCTTGCGATGGCTGGGGTTGCGCTTGGTGGCGCCAGCCTCATCCGGGCAACCGGAAGTGCGACCGCGGCGACCCGTGAATCATTTTTACTCCTCGAAGGCACCGACCACGAGACTGAAGTGTTCGTCACCCATGGCGAGGCAGACGGCCCGACCGTTCTCGTGATTGGTGGTATCCACGGAAACGAGACGGCAGGCTACGAAGCAGCAGCCGAAATCAAAGAGTGGGAAATCGAATCTGGGACGCTCGTGACGATACCACGCGCGAACGAGGTTGCAATCAGCAACGACACGCGAATCGGTGACGGCGGCGACCTGAACCGACAGTTCCCAACCGGCGAGGAGCCGGAGACAGCCCTCGCTCGCGCACTCTGGAGCGTCGTCGAAGAGTACGAACCGGGCACGGTTCTCGACCTCCACGAATCACAAGAAGTCTACGACGGCAGTGACTTAGATGGCGTCGGCCAGACCGTGTTCCACTCGGATGGCGAGAAAGCGACGACCGACGCAGAGGACGCCGTCAACTTCGTGAACAACACCTACATCGGCGACAGCACGTACAACTTCAAACTCGGCGGTTTCTCCAGCCCCGATACCGACCCAAGCGACCTGTTCGTCCACAAAGCCTCGCGCGACGCCGGTGCGGACGCTTTCCTCGTCGAGACGGTTTCGACGGACATCGCTCTCGACACACGCGTCGAGTGGCACAACGTGATTACCCGTCGGGTGGCCGGTGAAGAGCTGTTCGCCGGCGAAGAAGAGACGCCAACACCGACTCCAGAACCAGAACCAGAGCCGCCAACGGCGACGATTGCGACCACGCCCGAGAACGCAACTGACGTGACGCTCGAAAAGGGCACGACCGTCGAACTCGACGCGACTTCGTCTGAAGCCGGAAGCAGTGACATCGTCAAGTTCGCATGGGACCTCACCGGCGACGGCGCAACCGACGCGACGGGCGCACAGACGAGCGTCACGCTCGATGAGTGTCAGCAGTACCCCATCGTCCTCACCGCGACCGATGCAGAGGGGATGACCGACACGACCGAGATTTCACTCTCGACGCTGTAA
- a CDS encoding winged helix-turn-helix domain-containing protein: MSWTQETQSVDDWDEVSYIISSQYRVIVLAQLADGPSTPSRLASDSDNAISHISRALGQLRRRSLVELLVSEQQRKGRVYGITEEGEKLWDVIDSKGLA; encoded by the coding sequence ATGAGCTGGACGCAGGAGACACAATCGGTAGATGACTGGGATGAAGTCAGCTACATAATCAGCTCACAGTACCGGGTAATCGTTCTCGCACAACTCGCAGACGGTCCTTCGACACCGTCTCGGCTCGCAAGTGACTCTGACAACGCGATCTCGCACATCTCGCGGGCGCTTGGGCAGCTTCGTCGCCGCTCGCTCGTCGAGTTACTGGTTTCAGAGCAACAGCGAAAGGGACGTGTCTACGGCATCACCGAAGAGGGCGAGAAGCTCTGGGACGTTATCGACTCGAAGGGACTCGCGTAG
- a CDS encoding NADP-dependent malic enzyme, with protein MGLDEDALEYHQTDPPGKLEISTTKPTNTQRDLSLAYSPGVAAPCLEIEKNPDDAYTYTAKGNMVGVISNGSAVLGLGDIGAQASKPVMEGKGVLFKRFADIDVFDIELDTDDPAKMIESVAMMEPTFGGINLEDIKAPECFEIEEKLRERMSIPVFHDDQHGTAIISGAALLNALEIAEKAIEDVTIVFSGAGAAATATAKFYVSLGAKRENITMVDIGGILTEKRADAGELNPHNEPFAKALPEGDLEDAIEGADVFVGLSVGGIVSQSMVRSMASDPIIFAMANPDPEITYEDAKAARDDHVIMATGRSDYPNQVNNVLGFPFIFRGALDVRASEINEAMKVAAAEALADLAKEDVPDAVVKAYGDAPLQFGPDYIIPKPLDSRVLFDVSSAVAEAAMESGVARQHIDLDAYRERLEARLGKSREMMRVVLNKAQSDPKRVVFAEGDDDKVIRAAAQLKEQGIAEPVLIGDRRKIWARMAELGLDYEVEIVDPDSDSLDAYADRLYELRRRKGVTRREAAELITDGNFLSSVMVEMGDADAMLTGLTHHYPSALRPPLQVIGTAENAEYAAGVYMLTFKDRVVFCVDTTVNLDPTEEVLAEITKHTATLARKFNVEPRAALLSYSDFGSVDNDGTRKPRRAAQLLRADPTVDFPVDGEMQADTAVVEEMLHGTYEFAALDKPANILVFPNLEAGNIAYKLLQRLGGAEAIGPMLVGMDKPVHVLQRGDEVKDVVNLASVAVVDAQDAS; from the coding sequence ATGGGACTGGACGAGGACGCACTTGAGTATCATCAGACCGACCCACCCGGTAAACTCGAAATTTCGACGACAAAACCAACGAACACCCAGCGCGACCTGAGTCTGGCGTACTCGCCGGGTGTGGCCGCGCCGTGTCTCGAAATCGAGAAAAATCCGGACGACGCCTACACCTACACCGCGAAAGGCAACATGGTCGGCGTCATCTCGAACGGCTCTGCCGTACTCGGCCTCGGCGACATCGGCGCACAGGCCTCGAAACCCGTCATGGAAGGCAAGGGCGTCCTGTTCAAACGCTTCGCCGACATCGACGTGTTCGACATCGAACTCGACACCGACGACCCAGCGAAGATGATCGAGTCAGTTGCCATGATGGAACCCACCTTTGGAGGCATTAATTTAGAGGATATCAAGGCGCCCGAGTGCTTCGAAATCGAGGAGAAACTTCGCGAGCGCATGTCGATTCCCGTGTTCCACGACGACCAACACGGCACCGCCATCATCTCCGGGGCCGCCCTCCTCAATGCCCTCGAAATCGCCGAGAAAGCCATCGAAGACGTGACCATCGTGTTCTCGGGAGCGGGTGCGGCGGCCACCGCGACGGCGAAGTTCTACGTCTCACTCGGCGCGAAACGCGAGAACATCACGATGGTCGATATTGGGGGCATCCTCACCGAAAAACGTGCCGATGCGGGCGAGTTGAACCCCCACAACGAGCCGTTCGCAAAAGCCCTCCCCGAGGGAGACCTCGAAGACGCCATCGAGGGTGCAGACGTGTTTGTTGGGCTCTCTGTCGGCGGCATCGTAAGCCAATCGATGGTGCGTTCGATGGCGTCAGACCCCATCATCTTCGCGATGGCAAACCCTGACCCCGAAATTACCTACGAGGACGCCAAAGCCGCCCGCGACGACCACGTGATTATGGCGACGGGACGCTCTGACTACCCGAATCAGGTGAATAACGTTCTCGGCTTCCCGTTCATCTTCCGTGGCGCGCTCGACGTGCGCGCAAGCGAGATCAACGAGGCGATGAAAGTCGCGGCCGCGGAGGCACTCGCCGACCTCGCCAAAGAGGACGTTCCAGACGCCGTCGTGAAAGCCTACGGCGACGCCCCACTCCAGTTTGGCCCCGATTACATCATCCCGAAACCGCTCGATTCACGCGTACTGTTCGATGTGTCTTCGGCCGTCGCAGAGGCGGCGATGGAAAGCGGCGTCGCCCGCCAACACATCGACCTCGACGCCTACCGCGAGCGCCTCGAAGCGCGTCTCGGGAAATCCCGCGAGATGATGCGCGTCGTCCTCAACAAAGCCCAGAGCGACCCAAAACGCGTCGTGTTTGCAGAAGGCGACGACGACAAGGTGATTCGTGCCGCCGCCCAGCTCAAAGAACAGGGCATCGCAGAGCCAGTGCTGATTGGCGACCGGCGAAAAATCTGGGCGCGGATGGCCGAACTCGGTCTCGACTACGAGGTGGAAATCGTTGACCCCGATAGCGACTCGCTCGACGCCTACGCAGACCGGCTGTACGAACTCCGGCGGCGCAAAGGCGTCACCCGCCGCGAGGCGGCAGAACTCATCACTGACGGCAATTTCCTGAGCAGCGTGATGGTCGAAATGGGCGATGCAGACGCAATGCTCACCGGCCTCACCCACCACTATCCCTCGGCCCTGCGCCCGCCGCTACAAGTCATCGGCACTGCAGAAAACGCCGAGTACGCCGCGGGTGTGTACATGCTCACTTTCAAAGACAGAGTGGTGTTCTGCGTGGACACGACGGTCAATCTCGACCCGACCGAGGAAGTGCTCGCAGAGATTACGAAACATACCGCGACACTTGCTCGGAAGTTCAACGTCGAACCGCGCGCGGCACTCCTGTCGTACTCTGATTTCGGCTCGGTGGACAACGACGGCACGCGAAAGCCACGCCGGGCGGCGCAACTCCTCCGTGCTGATCCGACGGTTGATTTCCCCGTCGATGGGGAAATGCAGGCGGACACTGCCGTCGTCGAGGAGATGCTCCACGGCACCTACGAGTTCGCAGCGTTAGACAAACCCGCCAACATCCTCGTGTTCCCGAATCTGGAGGCGGGGAACATCGCGTACAAACTCCTTCAGCGCCTCGGCGGCGCAGAAGCCATTGGCCCAATGCTCGTGGGCATGGACAAACCCGTCCACGTCCTCCAGCGCGGCGACGAAGTCAAAGACGTGGTCAATCTGGCATCCGTCGCAGTTGTGGACGCCCAAGACGCCTCCTGA